One segment of Candidatus Falkowbacteria bacterium DNA contains the following:
- a CDS encoding DUF3467 domain-containing protein, which produces MAEQNNQQVQINDSIPGGEYANIAWIDHNEEEFRVIFGNIVGASGKVTAKVVTTPGHFKRIIAAMTENLKKYEDQFGAVKQAEQNEKEIGFKG; this is translated from the coding sequence ATGGCCGAACAAAATAATCAGCAGGTTCAAATTAATGATTCAATTCCTGGTGGTGAATATGCTAACATTGCTTGGATTGATCATAACGAGGAAGAATTTCGTGTAATTTTTGGAAACATTGTTGGTGCTTCAGGAAAAGTTACAGCTAAAGTTGTAACAACACCAGGTCACTTCAAAAGAATTATCGCTGCTATGACAGAGAACCTAAAAAAATACGAAGATCAGTTCGGTGCAGTTAAACAAGCTGAACAGAATGAAAAAGAAATTGGCTTCAAAGGTTAA
- the dnaJ gene encoding molecular chaperone DnaJ has protein sequence MSKDYYDILDVSKTASEEEIKKAFRKKAHQHHPDKDGGDEAKFKEINEAYQVLGNKDKRSQYDRFGSAYSNQAGGQGASGFGGFDGFSGQGINMDDLSEMFGGFGDIFGFGGGQNRRSHSTRGSDVQVNVSIPFMESVFGVEKEIKFYKTSTCKDCTGTGAEKGSDVETCKNCHGSGMVMKIQRTILGAMQMQTPCSDCQGEGRIITKPCKHCHGTGLFKDDVTMTVKIPAGISDGEMIRLTGQGEAGTKGGGTGDLYIKVSVNNDNRFTRKGDDIVSQATIGFPDAALGTKIDINTVDGLVSLKIPEGTQSGKIFILKSRGVPHLRSNGRGNHLVEVIVKTPTDLSKKQKQLLEEFKN, from the coding sequence ATGTCTAAAGATTACTACGATATATTAGATGTATCTAAAACCGCCTCAGAAGAAGAAATAAAAAAAGCTTTTCGTAAAAAAGCCCATCAACATCATCCTGATAAAGATGGTGGTGATGAAGCTAAGTTTAAGGAAATAAATGAGGCTTATCAGGTTTTAGGCAATAAAGACAAGCGCTCACAATATGATCGCTTTGGTTCAGCTTACTCAAACCAAGCCGGTGGCCAAGGCGCCAGCGGTTTTGGTGGTTTTGACGGATTTTCCGGACAAGGCATTAACATGGATGATCTAAGTGAAATGTTTGGCGGCTTTGGAGATATTTTTGGATTTGGCGGCGGACAGAATCGTCGTTCACATTCGACACGCGGTAGTGATGTACAGGTTAATGTTAGTATTCCATTTATGGAATCTGTTTTCGGCGTTGAAAAAGAAATAAAATTTTATAAAACAAGTACTTGTAAAGATTGTACTGGGACCGGAGCAGAAAAAGGTTCTGATGTAGAAACCTGTAAAAATTGTCATGGCTCTGGAATGGTTATGAAAATTCAACGTACTATTTTAGGCGCTATGCAGATGCAAACACCTTGTTCAGATTGTCAGGGTGAAGGTCGTATTATTACAAAACCTTGTAAACATTGTCATGGCACAGGTTTGTTTAAAGATGATGTAACAATGACAGTAAAGATTCCAGCTGGTATTTCTGATGGCGAAATGATTCGTTTAACCGGTCAAGGTGAAGCTGGCACTAAAGGCGGTGGAACAGGCGATTTATATATTAAAGTTTCAGTTAACAACGATAATCGTTTTACAAGAAAAGGCGATGACATTGTATCACAAGCTACAATTGGTTTTCCTGATGCTGCGCTTGGTACTAAAATTGATATTAATACAGTTGATGGTTTGGTTAGTTTGAAAATTCCTGAGGGCACTCAATCGGGCAAGATTTTTATACTAAAAAGTAGGGGAGTGCCGCATCTTAGATCTAATGGTCGTGGTAATCACTTAGTTGAAGTAATTGTTAAAACGCCGACGGATTTAAGTAAAAAACAGAAACAATTATTAGAAGAGTTTAAAAATTAA
- the miaA gene encoding tRNA (adenosine(37)-N6)-dimethylallyltransferase MiaA, which produces MKQAKIVVILGPTASGKTKLGVELARQFNGEIISADSRQVYKGMDVGTGKDLAEYDKGRNGVNYHLIDVALPKQQYDLKKYQKAAYEAILGLIKHDKLPIIVGGSGLYLQAVVDGYVLTDKKPEISKRSDLEKKSLKQIQMMIAKADKNFFERFNNSEKNNKRRLIRYLEIITASKSIIAEKPKIKKPPYDFLVIGLELGMETLRKRIKQRILDRLGPSLRWDDNMIEEVKKLHEAGLSYKRLESFGLEYKFIALYLQKKLSKAEMIEKLSIATGQFAKRQMTWFRRWEKQGREIEWFNAKENKKIVKTVKQFLSSK; this is translated from the coding sequence ATGAAACAAGCTAAGATTGTAGTTATTCTAGGTCCAACTGCTTCCGGCAAAACTAAACTAGGAGTAGAGCTGGCTCGCCAATTTAATGGCGAGATTATTAGTGCTGATTCAAGACAGGTTTATAAGGGTATGGACGTAGGAACAGGCAAGGATTTGGCTGAGTATGACAAGGGGAGAAATGGGGTGAATTATCACCTTATAGACGTCGCCTTGCCAAAGCAGCAGTATGACCTTAAAAAGTACCAAAAAGCCGCCTACGAGGCGATTTTAGGCCTTATAAAGCACGATAAACTGCCAATAATTGTCGGTGGTTCAGGTCTGTATTTGCAAGCCGTTGTTGATGGCTATGTTTTAACTGACAAAAAACCTGAGATATCTAAGCGAAGTGATTTAGAGAAAAAAAGTTTGAAGCAGATTCAGATGATGATTGCTAAGGCTGATAAGAATTTTTTTGAACGATTTAATAACAGTGAAAAGAATAACAAACGAAGACTGATTAGATATCTAGAAATAATTACTGCCAGTAAAAGTATAATTGCTGAAAAACCAAAAATTAAAAAACCACCCTATGACTTTTTAGTAATTGGTTTAGAGTTGGGTATGGAAACTTTGCGTAAAAGAATTAAGCAACGCATTTTAGATAGACTGGGTCCCAGCTTACGCTGGGATGACAATATGATAGAAGAGGTTAAGAAACTTCATGAAGCTGGTTTAAGTTATAAGCGATTAGAAAGCTTCGGATTAGAATATAAATTCATTGCTTTATATTTACAAAAAAAACTTTCCAAAGCTGAGATGATTGAAAAGTTGTCGATTGCGACTGGTCAGTTTGCGAAGAGGCAGATGACTTGGTTTAGAAGATGGGAAAAGCAGGGGAGAGAGATTGAATGGTTCAACGCAAAAGAAAATAAAAAAATAGTTAAAACAGTAAAACAATTCCTAAGTTCTAAGTAG